TGTCCCATCAGAATTGAAATTTCTGCTTTAAGTAAGGCCTAGTTGATGCAGCTGGAGCAGCTGCAGGTGTACTCATCTTGCACATGCCAGCAGCTTCTtgcctttctttttcttatatctTATTCGGGACAGCTTGTGTGCAGAGAATTACTATTTCATCGAATTTTGTTATCACAAATATTATATAACTCTACCATTAAGGCTTACCTAAATGGAAAAAACAATTACAAGATATTTTTTTGTGCAGAAAGGTAGAAGGGCGGGTCAATTATCTATAAAGTTTCGAGTCGCATGCCCTAGCCCTCCAAAATTtcttattttgaaatttgaacattttttattttcaccACTTCATTGACCGCTATTCTGAATACACCTACAAGGCCATTATCATTGACTCAAGAATAATATAGCAAAAGAACTGTCCAATTGTCCAAGAATCAAGGGCGGTAGAGTGTCGTCATTGGATTCATGTGGAGTTTTTGCCCAAGTATTAAGAAATCcattaattatttgattgtGAACTTAGTTACTATTGTATATTAATTGACGTTGTTATAAAAATCCACAAATTTCAAATCCTAGAGTTGCCTTTGCCAATGAATCCCACAATTCTACATAAAACATGTTGCTTTCAAGTTAATTTACTACTAAACTCTTATATTATAGATTGCATAATCTGCAAGCTACTTCAAACAAAAAGTGCCCACATAAACTTCCTTTGCAGGTAATTATGCTAATACTCTACTAATTCTATGTCTTGAAAATGTGACTAGATAACTTAATTGGCAAAGGAGGACATGCAGAAGTGTACAAAGGACATTTACAAGATGGTCAAGTTGTGGCagtcaagaaaataacaaagaaagaaaagaatgatGAGGACAGAGTTGGAGACTTCTTGTCTGAGCTAGGAATCATTGCTCATATTAACAACACTAATGCTGCTAAGTTAATTGGTTTCAGTGTTGATAGTGGTTTACACCTTGTTCTTCAGTACTTGCACCATGGCAGCCTCGCTTCCGTACTACACGGTGCTGTATTTCTCTCTCACTCAATCTTGATTTTCTAGTGTAATGCTTATACTTGGACATGTATCATCTAACGAAGAGTTTAACGTTGATAGCATAAAAGAATTTTCACACTATAAAGTCACTTAGAAGATAAGCATAGATAATTCCTCATTATAAGTGGGATTAGTAACCTGAAAAATGCAATAGATAACATACCATAACTAGGGGTGGATCTAGATGTAGACAAGGGGGTTTAATTGAATCCCTTTGTCGAAAACTATACCTGCAAAACCCATAAGGTGGTTGGTTAAATCATGCAATGAGCACAAACCTCGTGATAAGTTGGAGGAAGGTGAGGATGATGTAGTCATCATGCCCCTTATGCCTTGGGACACACACGTGCTACAATGATTGGGACAAAGGTTAACAATCCTGCAAGGGTGCAGGacaaaaatgatttttcttgAATATGTATAAATTGTTGAATCCTCTAGAAATAAGATAAGACTTCTGTGTAGTGGCAAAAGTGGTTCAAAATTTGCTAACAGTCATAGGTCCAAATCGCAGatgttacattttttttttgaatcccTTTGTTAGAATTCATGTCTCGGTGGTCACTGACTGACTACAACGTGTTTAAATGTACTGAGATGACTTGGGATTTTAATGTAGTTTTGACTGATAAGAGAAGAACTCAGCATTTCAGGTAGAGAAGAGTGCCTTGAATGGAAAATAAGATATAAAGTGGCGGTTGGAGTAGCTGAAGGATTGCGATATCTTCATTGTGATTGCCAAAGGCGCATAATCCATAGAGATATTACAGCCTCAAACATTCTTCTAACAGAAGATTATGAACCTCAGGTTTGAATTCAATCTTGTTTTACTTTAGAAACTTCAGTCTCAACGAATAATTTCATTTCAATTGTTTTTGAGGTTTTTGAACgttttttcttttgttgtttGTGTTGCTGAAGATATCTGATTTTGGACTTGCAAAGTGGCTGCCAGAAAAATGGGTTCATCATATTGTTTCTCCTATTGAAGGCACTTTCGGGTATGTAAAGTTCAGTTTCAACTGAATTTTAGATGTTTCATTCGTTAAAATATGGAAAATTGGTTCTCAGATATATGGCACCAGAGTACTTTATGCACGGGATTGTTCATGAGAAGACTGATGTTTTTGCCTTTGGGGTTCTGCTATTGGAGCTTATTACTGGTCGTCGTGCAGTTGATTCATCAAGACAGAGTCTTGTAATGTCGGTATGGCCTCAACTGAACCTATTACTTTGGACTTGAACAACATATgcaaaatgaatttaaaacgTATATGTAAAACAAGATTACCTCATTCTGAACTCACAAATTCTGAATCCTGGACGTGCTTCTGTGTTGGCTGTCGTGTTTTCCATTTTGTTCTGCATTTTTGGATGAAATATTCATATCTGCTGCCATTTTTGCTTAGGCAAAACCAATGCTGGAACAGAACAATGTCAAGGAATTAGCGGACCCTCGATTAGGAGATGCCTATGATGTTGTTGAGATGAAACGAGCTATGTTCACAGCTTCTACATGCATTCACCACTTGCCAAACATGCGTCCTAACATGATACGGGTATGTCTTTATCTTCGCAAACTATTTCGATACTGAGTTTACGAGCATTTCGGTTTtccaaattttgatttttaaaactcaaaacaTGTTAATCAAAGGGTTGGTTACAAAAATGAGGTTCCTATTCGCCTCCTCCTCCCCCCTCCATAGTCCATTAGTGGGTAAGGTGGTCAACTTAAAGGATGCTCGCCTCCTCTTCAAATGTGTCCTCGACAATTCTTTGGTCTCCACTTTTGGGAGCAGGGAATGCTTGGTCGCTagagttttctttttcttcaactAATTCAGTTGTGTTAGCCCTCGGACTGATCTAACATTTTGTTATGAGGTAGCTGGACAACGACACCTTGAAACTTAAATTGGGAAGACTTAGCCGGGTAGGGAAAGGCAggtctaaaatagaaaaaaatgctAAACGAGACGAGGCAGACCGAGTTAAAATTTTGCTTGGTTAAGAGTTGCCTTAACCCACCCCATTTACAACCCTATTGTTAAAGTACAAAGACATTTCAAATGAAACCTAACTTATTGATTACATGAAGATTTGAACATCTTGAATTCTCGTCATAGAGCTAGTGAGCTAGAAAACTTGTCCTTATGCGTAAACTTGAAATGACTACAAATGCTAACGGGGATttcaaacaaatgaaaaatctAATCAAACACTTAGTTTGTAGGATCATTAAATTCGTTTCACTAGTTAAAAAGTGTAATCATATACGAAGACGAACTACACTATATAAAGCCACAGTCTGAAATCGTACCTTGTTACAGATTTGTTACAACACTTTTCGGTGAAGAAATCTTCACTAGAATCTTCACATAACCTTTTAGGAATTGGATAAAGAAAAAGCACAAGAAAGcagaaaagttttttttattattttcaaaagttaaggttgtttctcttttcaaagaaaactTTTATAAACTTTTCAATTAGTTGTGTCTCTTCCTttcaattaataaataaatatataacaatTATATACtagttatttattaatatggATCCGGGTTGACCCACATGGGTGGCCGGATCCAATTTCCTTCAAAAAcctaacttgaatttgatttcaAATAGCTCGATCGTATTTGGTACACAATGTTATTGAATAGTACAAAATGATCTTTTTGCACGAATGCTAGTAAAATTCTTTGATAATGCAGGCTGTTCAGCTATTGAAAGGCGAGAACTTACCAATAGACATGAAGCAGAAATCTACAGGAGGAAGAGCATTGATGCTGGATGCTTGTGATTTAGAAGATTACAGTAGCACAACTTATCTCAAAGATCTCAATCGTCATATGCAGCTCGTTATGGAGTAACCTTGTGATCTTGATATCATCAATCGTTGTTCTGTATCTGCTGCTCTTAGTTATTCCAACTTGTTCTCTGTTTGTGCATATATCTTGTAAAATCAAGAGTTCAATCCAGTCTTATTCCACTAGCCGTTTTTTCGGGTTCAAAGTTTTCGAGATGCTGTACATCTTAACACTGAGAAGCAGTATCTCAGTTTGTGTCTCAATATTTGGATGTGAAATGTGCTGCGCAGCAATTAGCAGCACAAAATTAATGCAGTAAAAAGCAAGTGCTTGTACTGCATTAAATCATTTATTAACACATGAAAAAAGGATTAAAAAAGCTCTTCATTATAATATTTGGCTGGCTGAAGTGATCCACTCTCATCTACTCgctctgttttaatttatttatctagtTTAGATTTAAtatggagtttaagaaagtaaaaaataagTCTTTTGCTCTTATggtagaatgtaccaaaatttattttactttactATTTCTCCTCTATTCaagatttaaaataaatcatagaggactttttttcttttgataatttAGATTCATACTGAAAAAATTGATCACTTCATATTTAAGATGCAATACTTTTACAAATTGATGAGATTCCTCTGTTCTTAAACGCATTTCAAGGGTTTGAACtctagatataaaaaaaatttgttaGGGAGCACTTTCTTTTTAGCCAGGATCCTTAAGAATGCGGGTGTCATTCTATCAATTTCGTCCCAATAAAGAGCTTCTTATTGAGTGTTTACATAGATTACAACAAAACTTACTCACGAGGAAGAGCAACTCGGTCTAGCTTCTTACTCTTTCACCTTATAAAGAAGTCGAAATGGTAGTAGGATAATCTCTTTTGACAACTCAATTCTCACGATAATAATTATGTGAAAAGATTaattgagaaaagaaaaaaaaaaaggggaaaaacaTCTTATTCTCTTCATCGGAatcattttcattttatttcgtCAATTTTGACTAAGAATTGTTTATGGGCCTACAATTGTTTCGCCAATTCAAATGGGCCTACAATTGTTTATGGGCCTCCAAAAAATATCTAGAGGaccaccaaaactcaaaaaaagaacAATACAATTACCAGTGGCTTTACAGTCCTCCATTGAAAGCTCAAAGCCTAGTCCCTGTTTGGCTTAAACTACAAAAAATGGAGACAGACATACTGATTCAGCTAGTTATCCTCCTTTTCAGTCTCGGAATTTTCTACACCATATACAATTTCCCCAAACAAGCCTTACCCCGACTCCGAACAAAAACCCGATCCACAAACCAAGCCCATTCGCACTTCATCAAAGGAGCTCAATTCCTCTCCCGAGCAAAATCCAATCGGAGCAAAAAATCCACTTCCTTCAACCTCGCTAAACTCGCCGCCGGCGAAGCTGAAAAAGCCTTATCCATCGATCTTAAAGATCCAGCGGCTCATATTCTCAAAGCCTTATCACTCGATCTAATGGGCCATAAACTCGCCGCTTTAAGATCGTTAGATACTGCCTTATCTCCTCCGGCGGTGAAGTCGTTGTCCGGCGGAGAAAGAGCCGATGCACTGCTGAAACGGGCGGAGTTACTGGTGGCGTTGAACCGGAAGAGACGAGTTGATTCGGCTTTAATGGATCTTTTGGAAGCTGTAAAATTGAGTTGTTCGGATCGGGCTAAGGCCTATTGTTTATTGGGCCAGTGTTATGAGATAAAAGGCTTGAAAGTTGAGGCCCATAATGCTTTTGAAGAGGCTTTAAGGATTGAGCCTGATTTGGTTTTGGCCCATGAAGGATTGGGCCGGTTAAGATAGTTAGCCGGCCCAGTTTCTCGTTTCGTAGAGATGAGAGGCTCaatattgtatattttttgtttcaaatgaactcttttttttttagctttttaAAGGAATTTCCATAAGATTGTATGAGACGAGATGGAATACAATTAAGAACTCTCAATATACTCACAACTGTCAAACAACGTATCTCGTGTAATCACATAAATAGGATCCGAAAAGGAAAGCGTATACGCAGATCTTAAACCTACCTTAGAGGTTGGATATATTACTTGTCATAACTAGATAAACTATATTGATATTgttacaataacaacaattacGCCTTTTGAGACAACTTATTCATTACATGTAGTTTTAGTGTATATCGCGCTATTTTAGCATTTTCATTcaccatgattttatacttatggACCAGTCCATTTGAAAGTCAATACAAAACATGACAAAACTATCTCAAACAAGATTTGTCATTTTATCCTCGATATGTGCACTTGCATCTTCCGTTGAACGTAATCATATTTAACAATGTCTAATATTATAAGATCGTACATCTATCTGAGTATCTGTATATCTATTATGCTTTATCAGTTATCTGAATATGTTGGACTTTAGCAGTCTAACATGAGCCAAAAAGCACAAATTAAAGGGAAAAAGctcatttttgaaaaataaagtaaaactgTCTTGACCAATAGGTAATATTTTATtgtgtcatgccccgagagggtatcctaaatatggccggcactcagaaatcgTTACTGGCTCCCGAGTGAACCACTTcacctgatcacacatccgttcattcattcaatcagcggaagacttaaaataaagaggtaATTAAGTGGCcaattccaatcaacaatctaactcaaggaagaaaggtcatgtgccaacaaatcgaactacaatctatgtcgttaaatagtctgacaagaaaaattcaagaaaataaaatacttaatcgatccatcactatctagtctatgaagcctctatcactactatttaatcggtgccaatgacaggttcatgactacctcaaatcagaatgaaaagactaaagtcaacgcaagaataacataagtggtatcctccgaatgtaggggaggactcactaataagctgagtgtgaacaaATCCTCAGCAGTGCACCTATTGTTGACGTCACTACATGGAATGtaagagtatgtaatatggcagaatgaaacatatgtcaagatagaataatatcggttcaaatatctcaagtcagaAAGATAatagagactcaatcaaggtgtcataagtctaaagtaagaacacagtttagacagagaccaatcatatacaatccaattcaatcatatacaattcgatccaatccagtcatatacaattcgatccaatccagtcatatacaattcgacccaatcaaatccaatcgtatacaatccgatccaatccaatccaatcgtatatagtccaatcacataccatccaatctaatccaatcatatacaatccaatccaatcttgTACAATcgaattcaatcaaatcatttacaattcgatccaatccaatcatatacaatccactcaacaataaagtcaaatgactcaactcaatagatatgcaaatcagaatttagcaatgttttacaCATCAACTCAATTATCTACAAtttcaatcaaaccaatcatatcaagcacaatccactcaatttgggagtatCTCTAACCAAAAAAACATCACATATAAATTAGTGATGTACAACAAACAGACGTTCTTGTCACGTCCGTTCAATATTTTGCCAGGGTATGGACCAATCAACCAATaatggatccatcaatcaatcaagtcctatcattttaggacaatgaaataggaaaacatccgactttaacggtccaatcccttTCTACGTTGCTACGTAGTTCATGAgattcaagtatggactatactcatACCCAATTCGATTCTCTACTCCTCCCAAGtaagtaaaatactcaaaatactcattagTCTTTTTGGatttagtttcaaatcaactcatttagtctcattggactctttcaaaactcaatcaatctggtctcattggaccttctttcaaaatcaactcatctcaatcatcaaactctttttttttaaatttgatccaatgtcaactcaatgaatgctgtaaatattagatgcatttaaaataaaattttaaccctcaactcaatctcaaaatagacgttCTAATGTAAAAATGTtgaactcatttatactcaaaatactcatgctcaaaatgataattaagagatttctcaaactcaaatcatgcttaaatACTTTCTAAGTcaaacatgaaaataatcattctttaaactcaaaatagtgcataaataatttattaaaaaacgttcacaaatcatttttaaaactccttctcaaacaatcatttatactcaaaatcctcataagactccaatcaaattgaattatgcaaattatatcatgtagtcacattagactccaattcacttcatctcaaaacatcacatcaacattacctattcatcaatcattttactaaaaaaaataaacatcatcatcaacatcttgctccaaaatcctcatttaactctatgttcaatttcatcaaactcattaaaatatgcatcatctcactttgaaaatattatttacacaAAAACCATAAATCTCAACCTCAaacaaattatgacaaaaaataaaatctcatctcggagtcatgtgaatgaatacatgaatccataatctcaataaaactcaactcaagaacatcattaatacatataaatttatatacaaactgaataaaaattatagataactcaagaactcaactcatggaaccttaaactcaactcaactcaaatcaatgaagatgtagggcacgtggatgaactcaatccaacattatgagtagccttacatacctcgaatgaagattatctcaccAAAAACCAAGGACAtggcttgaagatcttgaatcctaactcttcttcttcttcctagtctcttctctcaaatctcctAAGGTGAAG
This Solanum dulcamara chromosome 1, daSolDulc1.2, whole genome shotgun sequence DNA region includes the following protein-coding sequences:
- the LOC129897641 gene encoding receptor-like cytosolic serine/threonine-protein kinase RBK1 codes for the protein MEGESVVQVPKNGGIEEIKNQQVEKEQEEVEITILGQKNGEKDNDQLSPRAVLEIHVSGASDSDNSSISSGERSRSFGSSPSPDGEKFAVSGNSGGGEETGQGMKFKNLFDQMKRKSIRRLSAIPLLGGYENLLAKKNIKRKLLSRIRSAEEDTIDCHDFVVPKPSWRNFSFDELAQATDNFTPDNLIGKGGHAEVYKGHLQDGQVVAVKKITKKEKNDEDRVGDFLSELGIIAHINNTNAAKLIGFSVDSGLHLVLQYLHHGSLASVLHGREECLEWKIRYKVAVGVAEGLRYLHCDCQRRIIHRDITASNILLTEDYEPQISDFGLAKWLPEKWVHHIVSPIEGTFGYMAPEYFMHGIVHEKTDVFAFGVLLLELITGRRAVDSSRQSLVMSAKPMLEQNNVKELADPRLGDAYDVVEMKRAMFTASTCIHHLPNMRPNMIRAVQLLKGENLPIDMKQKSTGGRALMLDACDLEDYSSTTYLKDLNRHMQLVME
- the LOC129886017 gene encoding uncharacterized protein LOC129886017 — encoded protein: METDILIQLVILLFSLGIFYTIYNFPKQALPRLRTKTRSTNQAHSHFIKGAQFLSRAKSNRSKKSTSFNLAKLAAGEAEKALSIDLKDPAAHILKALSLDLMGHKLAALRSLDTALSPPAVKSLSGGERADALLKRAELLVALNRKRRVDSALMDLLEAVKLSCSDRAKAYCLLGQCYEIKGLKVEAHNAFEEALRIEPDLVLAHEGLGRLR